The nucleotide sequence cccctgaactttttaattggaaaattaaggacttaaactaatttgtttggccgatttgccccctgctgttaatttttcattcattccatccaaatttctgttaaatggaagcatatgcacaacatgtgtgggTAATTCGGtcacttcattctttaaaataattgaaaaccttagatttctaaaatataaacctatgcaaatatgtgtgattctatagctttttTGTCTGAAGGTCTAGTGAAATGACgcttttgtccacaaatgagagttacgtggtttgcacatgataagagttaacgttaatttggatgaaatttatgaaaaactaacggtaggggggaaatcggccaaaaaaattagtttaagtccttaattttccaattaaaaagttcagggggcaaatcgaaagttgggtgatagttcagggggcaaatcgacagtttactcgAGTTACTTATCTACTCTTGACTAAGCTAGCTaagaatattatattatattttatggtgcgtcctcaattttaattttcaaaattgttaaactttttattttcaatctcaattatttatttttcgtaATACCAAGTGCTATGTCCCagtgaaaaaaaatttacatgaaataaGCCAATTCCCCTCTAAATTCCCAAACCCATGTACTTGAAGCACAAGCAGCCAAATTGATTGTTGggtataaataaacttaaaaacccTGCATACCAATCAGGgaatcacaacacaaaaataacaaaaatggcAGAAGTGAAATCACTCGCGTCCACATGCACCTTCCAATAATATTTTATGTGAAAGAAGCCAATTCCTCCCTAAATTTCCAAAACCATGAACTTGAAGCACAAGCAGCCGATCTAATTGTGGGGGTATAAATAGATCTAGAAACCCAGCATAACAAATCAGgtatcacaacacaaaaatggCAGGAGTGAAACTACTAGGAGCCTGGTCTAGTCCATATGTCTATAGGGTTATATGggcactaaagctcaagggtgTGGAGTATGAGTATGTAGAGGAGGATGTGTTATTCAACAAGAGTGATGAACTTCTAAAGTACAACCCAGTGCACAAGAAGGTACCTGTTCTTGTTCATGATGGGAAACCAACTGCTGAGTCCATTATCATTCTTGAGTACATTGAAGAGGCATGGCCACACAACCCCTTGCTTCCGAAAGACCCACACCAAAGAGCCGAGGCTCGGTTTTGGGCCAAGTTCGGAGAGGACAAGGTAATCGCTCTCGACATTAGTTTAGCATGTTATGGTATCCATGTGATTGAGCATATgagttattattatttaaataggtTATTGAGATTAATGGTTTACCAAGTTACGTGTTAGACTGTCTGGCTACGCAACATTTTAAACACAAACTGACCCAAATGTTTTGTCCAACATAGAACCGAGCTTTTATTGGGCTCTTTTTTGCTACTGGGGAAGAACAAGTGAAAGCAATAAAAGAAGCGCAGGAAAATCTTAAAATCTTGGAGGAACATGGCCTGGGAAACAAGAAGTTCTTCGGCGGCAACGATATTGGATTGGCTGATTTAGCATTTGGTTGGATGGCTTTGTGGCTGGAAGTCTTGGAGGAAGCAGCCGGTGTTAAAGTATTTGAAGGAGATAGCTTTCCTCGCTTGCATGCATGGATTCAAAGTTTCAAGGAATCCCCAACAATCAAGAAAACCTACCTGAGCGCAATGCATTGTTGAACTATTTCAAAGGCGGAAGGGCAACAGTCGTTGCTTCAGCACAATCATGAACAATATATACTAGCTAAGTAGCTAGTGCTAGCTGGTGTCACTTCTTTGTTACTTGTCATGTTGTATTAGTTGGACTGTCCAATTTCCAGAAAATATACACTTGCACTTAAATTTACTTATACACTCCCATGGCCTACTGGAGTTAAAGGTCTCCATATTCCTACTCTCTTTTTTCTCGTGCTAGGGAGAGACGTCTGgtcatataaaaaaatttaattccaAAGAAGAGGTCAGGAATATTGTTAAACTACTAATGGATAATGAAGTGTACTTTTCTCTTTATCTCTAGGAAATTGCACAAATTTTGACGACTAAGATAAACATATGCATTGTTACTTTTAAAATCTTATGTACTAGTGATAATAACATACGATTTTGCTACATTCAGTCATGCATAACATATAATTTTGCTACTTTCAATCATCCCCGATTATTGACTATTTTAATGCATTATAAAGCCCCCACAACGATTGATAACTAGATATCACACACCAAACTACGAAGCGATCGATTATCTACAACACACTTCTTTGAAATGTACAATATGCatggttttctttatttttaggtGGCAGTATTATAGAGCTTTTATTAACATCATATAGGTGAGAAAATATATGAATGCGGTCAGCGTTAGAAAACAAAAGGGTAATAGCCTCCCATAAAAATATCATATATCATCTTTAATTATTGGTAATAGAACCCAttaataaaaacttaatttGCATGATCACTGTTCTTGAATTCTTTTGTGACATCATTGCTGACGTACAGATGCACCTTGAATTGTGTGTTGTTGACCATTGAACAATCATCCAAATATGATATATATTTTGGATGATGATatccacatattttttttttttttatatattgtacacatctttttaatttttatcatttgatcttctttaatttaagATCCAAATGCTGAAGTTTGAAAATAtgtatgtaaaaaataaaaataagtgtaTGGATAACATCACTctccattttattttatgtgagaAGAGTCAATATTCCCCTTGATTACTTAAAGTTGTCGGAGATGCTCCCTACGTATTTGCCTGTGTTTATGAAGTTTCTTGTCACATTGATCTTTTATTtttgagaactttaacgaaaagcattcggtactgtttactttaacgaaaaaccacatttttacactaaaaggtcaatcctggtactattcactttaccctttattttgttcttatcattaaaactcaaagttttcaagcttttttcattagttttccttttattttttggacAATAATGTGGGCTATTCTCCCAAGTTACTGACTTCATAATGTGGCCAAATGAGAATAGCCCACATGTCTTCTCTAAAACTGCCCCAAACATTGGTTATCTTTGTAACCAAATATCACAATTTTATAGCATTGACTCAAGAGATCTCCAAACTGTTAAAGACCCCAAGAAGTGTCGTTTCAATTCCAGCAATTGGTCAGTAACAAAATAAAGTGAAAAAGAGAGTTCGATGAGTTTTCTTTAGTCTTTAGCTTTTTTAGTAGCATGGAGGATGAGATTCAGTGTCtgaaaagagaaaatgaaggGGAGTTTGGAGACGAGAAAAAGGATTCAGCAATTCACCTTTTGGTTAACACTCAACCCTTAAAATTAAATAGCAAAAAGCTAACGCCAAACTACATAAgataatgtcacatcccggcccgggtccaccaccgtagcacgatattatctgttttggaccccgaccatgtcctcacggttttgttaatgggaactcacacgagaacttctcagtggctcacccatcatgggattgctctcacgcgctactcgcttaacttcggagttccgatggaacccgaagccaatgaactcccaaaaggcctcgtgctaggtagggatgggaatatacatttaaggatcactcccctgggcgatgtgagatgttacaatccatcccccttaggggcccgacgtcctcgtcggcacaccacggccagggttaggctctgataccatttgtcacatcccagctcgggtccaccaccgtagcacgatattgtccgctttgggccccaaccacgccctcatgattttgttaatggaaactcacacaagaacttctcagtggatcacccatcatgggattgctctcgcgcgctactcgcttaacttcggagttccgatggaacccgaagtcaatgagctcccaaaaagcctcatgctaggtagggatgagaatatacatttaaggatcactcccctggacgatgtgggatgttacaatccaccccctacGGGGAGTGatccacatcgcccaggggagtgatccttaaatgtatattctcatccctacctagcacaaggccttttgagagctcactggcttcggattccgtcggaactccgaagttaagcgagaaggtggccagagcactcccatgatgggtgactcattgggaagttgctcatgagttcccagaaacaaaatcgtgagggcgtggtcgaggcccaaagcggacaatatcgtgttacggtgatggagcgggcccgggaagtgatctgCCCCGGGCCGGAATGTgacaaattggtatcagagcctaaccctagccgtggtgtgccgacgaggacgtcgggtccctgaggggggtggattgtaacatcccacatcgcccaggggagtgatccttaaatgtatattcacatccctacctagcacgaggctttttgagagctcactggcttcagattccgtcggaactccgaagttaagcgagaaggtggccaggtcactcccatgatgggtgatccactgagaagttgctcatgagtttccagaaacaaaatcgtgagggcgtggtcggtgcccaaagcggataatatcaaTAGAAGGCCGTTCGACTTTTGGAGGAggcaaaagaagaaacaaatatttttgttgCATGACAAGGATTTGAAACTTTACTGACCTTGGTGGAATTTTCTTCAAATAGTTGATATCAATAGAAGGCCTTTATCGATGGGAGCACTTGAACACATGCccaatttaattttgtttccgTTAGAACTGCGGCCACGAGAGGTTAGAGCTCAAAGCTAATTAATATATGTTGCACATTCGTTGTATTACTTTGCTAATTAAGCATTTCGGTTTCCTGCTATGTGTCTAATTTTGTTAACAACTATACGCTGGTAGAACTCTTGGTGTAATTGTGTTATTTGGCCCAATTAGTTTATGCATGATAAGGTGTTTTCATGTGAAAATGTGATTTATCTTTCATTTGTCTACACATGCATGTTACAAGAGGAAAGCATCCAACTGATCAACACGTGaacttttattgtttttatttaagtttttatttttcccCTCAGGGATTTAACAGTTGGGGAGTTTAGAGATGGAATGTTAGGTTATTATTTTGTCTTTAGATTCACTCGTTCAAGGCTTATTAttgtaaagattgaagaaatattgatgaagatgaagaaagaatTCTGCAGAAAACAGAGAGAGCTCGAGAGTGTATGAGAGAAAAAAACTCGTATTTTccttaatgatcaagtaatatTTTACAGTGTACACTTATACTGTTTTAACGGTTTTTTAATCTTGCAATGTAGGCTAACCACCTGGATTACATTTGTGCTCTTGATATGTTCTTCACTTGGATCCTTATCTTTGTCACTCTTACAATTATTGATATGGACTAGGCCAAGTTCCGAACAGCAGCTTcactttttccattttctttgttgAATTTGTGTTCTTAATTCTTCAAGCCTTTGGCCCCATATGTGTTATGGTTCTATGAATACACAATGCTTTGAAATTTCCTTGAGAATTTAACAAGAAGTTAATTATTTATTCTTGGCCTTCTGACCAAACGAGATGACTTTTCAAAGTAATTTGAGTGTTCCCCAAGACCACCAACGTTTCTCTGCCACGTATAACTCCGAGAGCATGAATTTCCAACATTGGATCCACTAGTGTCCGGAGCTTAAGGATCTAAAAATCTGGACTTTTGATTTGTGCGGAAAAGAAATTAGAGTTGTtagaattaaattaaattatatatatctGTCTATCTCAGATACATGAACCAACAAGACTAAGACAAAGTGGTAGGTTTATATGAAATATTACTTATGGTCAAATAAGACGGCATTACAATTCGTAATCTCCATGTAACCTCCTTTACAGACTGCTTGGAGCCCACGCAAGTTTGAACTGCATCCAACCAGCAATATATTGCATCCTCCAGACCAGAGTAAGAAGACAACCACAAGCAAGAAGAATATGGAGGAAGTGAAGGTAATAGGATTCTGGACAAGTCCATATGTTTACAGGGTTATATGGGCTCTGAATCTCAAGGGTATCAAATATGAGTATCTGGAAGAGGACATTTTTAACAAGACTGATTTGCTTCTTCGCCATAACCCGGTGCATAAGATGGTTCCGGTGTTTGTCCATGGAGGAAAAACTATTGCAGAGTCCATGATTATTCTCGAGTACATCGACGAGACATGGCCGCAGAACCCTCTACTGCCAAATGACCCTCACGCAAGGGCCGTGGCTCGgttttggacgaagtttggAGACGACAAGGTAATCCTACCCGCCCCCCGCGGACTCTACCCCCCTTTGACATAATACGATGTCTTCACTGACTAGTTTTCTTTTGTGTAATTCAGAAGCAAAACTTTATTAGATTCTACAAATCTGTTGGCGAAGAGCTAGCAAGAGCAGTAAAAGATGCCCAAGAACATCTGAGAATCTTAGAAGAGCATGGCCTTGGTGAGAAGAAGTTTTTTGACGGAAATGAGATCGGAATGACAGACTTATCTTTTGGATGGATTGCATTCTGGTTTGAGGTCATGGAAGAAACGGCTGGTGTAAAAGTGCTGGACGTCGATAGCTTCCCACGCTTGCACGCATGGATTAAAAATTTCAAGGAAATTCCTGGGATCAAAGGAAATTATCCTGATCCAAGTCAACTGCTGGCCTATTTTAAACGCCTAAGGGAGAAGTTTACGAAGCCAGCGAATTCTTGATACCCAAGTCTTAATATACAAGAACCAAACACGAATAAAGGTTCAAAAGTAAGGAGTCAtatcatatataaaaaaaaatatgcaatagCTTGTGCATTCCATACCTCAATAGTTTCAACCACATCCAGTGTAATCTTCAAAAACCCTACATTAACCGTCGAATCATAAAGGttttaagaaaatgaatttgcaTTCACAGTGTACTTTCTCTGATCAATGAAAATTGTCGAGGTAGAAATTGGGCGTCTTTTTCTTTCGAATAATCAGACTGCAAGCAGATCAGGCTCTGTAAGTGAACGCATGCTGGGTTGTGGAGCTTAGCTTTGTGTATTCTTAGCACTCGCTTCTGAGAGTAAAGTTTCGAGTTCACCTGTTCGGTATAACTTCACTGTGTCTGCATATCAGAAGTAAGAGCAacattagacattaaaatagcttccctttgttttaactttgttcttTTTAAGATTTTCCTTTGTCACGGAAGATTTTATAACTAGCCAGCACGGCCGACACAAAGATATACAACTGCTGACCCAAAAAGAGACGAGTTCGGGCATCTCAACAATACAAGCTAAATTTTTGTTATTGTAGCTAGCCAAATGACCCACATGTTAATTTGGCTAGCCACCACGTTCCAAAAATACTAACTATTTCAGCTTaagttaaaatatttattttcctaAACAACCCAAGCCCTTTTCTCTTGAAGCCCACGAACAATGTAATTGTATAGTTttcaatacaacaacaacaacaaagccttttcccactaagtggggtcggctatatgaatcctagaacgccattgcgctcggttttgtgtcatgtcctccgttagatccaagtactctaagtcttttcttagagtctcttccaaagttttcctaggtcttcctctaccccttcggccctaaacctctgtcccgtagtcacatcttcgaaccggagcgtcagtcggccttctttgcacatgtccaaatcaccagagccgattttctctcatctttcctacaatttcggctactcctactgtacctcggatatcctcattcccaattttatcctttctcgtgtgcccacacatcccacgaagcatcctcatctccgctacacccattttgtgtacgtgttgatgcttcaccacccaacattctctgccatacaacatcgctggccttattgccgtcctataaaattttcccttgagcttcagtggcctacgacggtcacacaacacgccggatgca is from Malus sylvestris chromosome 5, drMalSylv7.2, whole genome shotgun sequence and encodes:
- the LOC126622739 gene encoding probable glutathione S-transferase; amino-acid sequence: MEEVKVIGFWTSPYVYRVIWALNLKGIKYEYLEEDIFNKTDLLLRHNPVHKMVPVFVHGGKTIAESMIILEYIDETWPQNPLLPNDPHARAVARFWTKFGDDKKQNFIRFYKSVGEELARAVKDAQEHLRILEEHGLGEKKFFDGNEIGMTDLSFGWIAFWFEVMEETAGVKVLDVDSFPRLHAWIKNFKEIPGIKGNYPDPSQLLAYFKRLREKFTKPANS